A genomic segment from Juglans regia cultivar Chandler chromosome 14, Walnut 2.0, whole genome shotgun sequence encodes:
- the LOC109001538 gene encoding thylakoid lumenal 19 kDa protein, chloroplastic, which yields MATIFSPSALSSSSSSATSTAPTTKPYVNKPHVPLPPSKPSLTTLTTALTATALATTLLSTPPPSLADSPAATYNLYYGTAASAANYGGYGGNSSKKDSAEYVYDVPEGWKERLVSKVEKGTNGTDSEFYNPKKRSEREYLTFLSGFRQLAPKDAVLNNLALSDVDLQDLIASANSVTSEEKKDDNGQVYYVYEIDGVGAHSLISVTCANNKLYAHFVNAPAPEWKKDLDMLKHVHESFKTVGSF from the coding sequence ATGGCCACCATATTCTCCCCCTCTGCcctatcctcctcctcctcctccgccACCAGCACAGCCCCAACCACAAAACCATATGTAAACAAGCCCCACGTTCCCCTCCCACCCTCCAAACCATCCCTAACCACCTTAACCACCGCACTCACCGCCACAGCCCTTGCCACTACACTCCTAAGCACCCCTCCTCCTTCACTAGCTGACTCCCCCGCCGCAACCTACAACCTGTATTATGGCACCGCCGCCAGCGCAGCTAACTACGGAGGCTACGGCGGTAACTCGAGCAAGAAAGATTCGGCTGAGTATGTCTACGACGTGCCGGAAGGTTGGAAGGAGCGCTTGGTCTCAAAGGTCGAGAAGGGAACCAATGGTACCGACAGCGAGTTCTACAACCCAAAGAAGAGGTCGGAGCGAGAGTACCTCACGTTCCTTTCTGGGTTTCGTCAGCTAGCGCCAAAGGACGCGGTGCTGAACAACTTGGCGTTATCGGACGTAGATTTGCAGGATCTGATAGCCAGCGCCAACAGCGTTACTTCCGAGGAGAAGAAGGACGATAATGGCCAGGTATATTATGTGTACGAGATTGATGGGGTGGGTGCGCACAGTTTGATCTCGGTAACTTGTGCAAATAATAAGCTTTATGCGCATTTTGTTAATGCGCCTGCGCCAGAGTGGAAAAAGGACCTGGACATGTTGAAGCATGTTCATGAGTCTTTCAAGACTGTTGGATCGTTTTAG